Proteins encoded within one genomic window of Pygocentrus nattereri isolate fPygNat1 chromosome 11, fPygNat1.pri, whole genome shotgun sequence:
- the shisal1b gene encoding protein shisa-like-1a isoform X2 — protein MSVTSRQSFNILAVILLLLSTAALSAHFRVCEPYTDHKGRYHFGFHCPRLSDNKTYMFCCHHNNTAFKYCCNDTEFQTIMQVNLTTALDSFAHNNYTALVGVWIYGFFVMVLLALDFLYYSAMNYEVCRVYLEKWGLGGRWLKQARSQWQRAEQEESQTQQPSQPGAPAALSHYQQQHCHNQPRHSLKTEAHSPTQTAHSTSIA, from the exons ATGAGTGTCACCAGCCGTCAGTCCTTCAACATCCTGGCCGTCATCTTGCTTTTACTTTCCACAGCAG CTCTTTCAGCTCATTTTCGGGTGTGTGAACCCTACACTGACCACAAGGGGCGCTATCACTTTGGATTCCACTGTCCTCGACTCTCTGACAACAAGACCTACATGTTCTGCTGTCACCACAACAACACTGCCTTCAAGTACTGCTGCAATGACACAGAGTTTCAAACCATCATGCAGGTCAACCTCACAACCGCTCTGGATAGTTTTGCACACAA TAACTACACGGCGCTGGTGGGCGTGTGGATCTATGGCTTTTTTGTCATGGTGCTGCTGGCGCTGGACTTCCTGTACTACTCAGCCATGAACTACGAGGTATGCCGGGTGTACCTGGAAAAATGGGGGCTCGGGGGCCGCTGGCTCAAACAAGCCCGCAGTCAGTGGCAACGAGCTGAGCAGGAGGAGAGCCAGACGCAGCAGCCATCTCAACCtggagctccagcagcactctcACACTACCAACAGCAGCACTGTCACAACCAGCCCAGACACAGCCTGAAGACAGAGGCCCACAGCCCAACACAGACTGCACACAGCACTTCAATCGCCTG a
- the shisal1b gene encoding protein shisa-like-1a isoform X1, with amino-acid sequence MSVTSRQSFNILAVILLLLSTAALSAHFRVCEPYTDHKGRYHFGFHCPRLSDNKTYMFCCHHNNTAFKYCCNDTEFQTIMQVNLTTALDSFAHNNYTALVGVWIYGFFVMVLLALDFLYYSAMNYEVCRVYLEKWGLGGRWLKQARSQWQRAEQEESQTQQPSQPGAPAALSHYQQQHCHNQPRHSLKTEAHSPTQTAHSTSIAW; translated from the exons ATGAGTGTCACCAGCCGTCAGTCCTTCAACATCCTGGCCGTCATCTTGCTTTTACTTTCCACAGCAG CTCTTTCAGCTCATTTTCGGGTGTGTGAACCCTACACTGACCACAAGGGGCGCTATCACTTTGGATTCCACTGTCCTCGACTCTCTGACAACAAGACCTACATGTTCTGCTGTCACCACAACAACACTGCCTTCAAGTACTGCTGCAATGACACAGAGTTTCAAACCATCATGCAGGTCAACCTCACAACCGCTCTGGATAGTTTTGCACACAA TAACTACACGGCGCTGGTGGGCGTGTGGATCTATGGCTTTTTTGTCATGGTGCTGCTGGCGCTGGACTTCCTGTACTACTCAGCCATGAACTACGAGGTATGCCGGGTGTACCTGGAAAAATGGGGGCTCGGGGGCCGCTGGCTCAAACAAGCCCGCAGTCAGTGGCAACGAGCTGAGCAGGAGGAGAGCCAGACGCAGCAGCCATCTCAACCtggagctccagcagcactctcACACTACCAACAGCAGCACTGTCACAACCAGCCCAGACACAGCCTGAAGACAGAGGCCCACAGCCCAACACAGACTGCACACAGCACTTCAATCGCCTGGTGA